The Polyangia bacterium genome has a window encoding:
- a CDS encoding DUF1552 domain-containing protein, producing the protein MNAKTHAKTTTNGTTIMTSKKTFTRRRFLRGAGGVVVGLPALDIFQRRANGAAAPTKIYSAWMLQNNGLVQGPHAGTGGGPITAVVANAPPETDMFWPKAMGPLSAATMMGADADQATSQLVDYASKLIFVRGTSFKHSFQHGGGPVAAMTGAPVTGVYPRQNPTSESAEFFISRTMNGGMPPLTLYVGRKNQFRDDCFSFGMGGGNPRVGESNPYNVYQDMVGLTGMMQTNPAMAAKVLAQDTSVNDLVRGELNALLARTDLSMDDRRRVDLHLSSIRDMEINMTTVTGPMVDTASITMINGKHEDDAFIEQAALLQMDLIAFAFASDRYRSASLQVGGANDHTRYTVNGALAPAYHPVSHRNNSDGQDGPLIANSVQIHHGIDQIHARMFKRLLDKLAAYTLPTGGTLLDSSVNVWTNSLDDGPTHGSNNIPYVIAGSGGGYLRTGLHVVMPSGTANNLVLNTVVSAAGCRKASGDPVDNFGDPAFPGLITDVIA; encoded by the coding sequence ATGAACGCCAAAACGCACGCCAAAACGACGACGAACGGCACGACAATCATGACAAGCAAAAAGACCTTCACCCGGCGCCGATTTCTTCGCGGGGCCGGTGGCGTGGTGGTGGGCTTGCCCGCCCTCGACATCTTTCAGCGGCGCGCCAACGGCGCGGCAGCACCCACAAAGATCTATTCGGCGTGGATGCTACAGAACAACGGTCTTGTGCAAGGGCCGCACGCCGGCACCGGCGGCGGGCCGATCACCGCCGTGGTGGCCAACGCGCCGCCGGAGACGGACATGTTCTGGCCCAAGGCGATGGGCCCCCTCAGCGCCGCGACGATGATGGGCGCCGACGCCGATCAGGCCACCAGCCAGCTGGTCGATTACGCCAGCAAGCTGATCTTCGTGCGCGGCACCAGCTTCAAGCATTCGTTCCAGCACGGCGGCGGTCCGGTGGCGGCGATGACCGGCGCACCGGTGACCGGCGTTTACCCGCGCCAGAACCCCACCTCGGAGTCGGCCGAGTTCTTCATCTCGCGCACCATGAACGGCGGCATGCCGCCGCTGACGTTGTACGTGGGCCGCAAGAACCAGTTCCGCGACGACTGCTTTTCTTTCGGGATGGGCGGCGGCAACCCGCGCGTCGGGGAGAGCAACCCGTACAACGTCTATCAGGATATGGTCGGCCTGACCGGGATGATGCAGACCAACCCGGCGATGGCGGCCAAGGTGCTGGCCCAGGACACGTCGGTCAACGACCTCGTTCGCGGCGAGTTGAACGCTCTGCTGGCCCGCACGGATCTCAGCATGGACGATCGGCGCCGCGTCGATCTGCACCTGAGCAGCATCCGGGACATGGAGATCAACATGACCACCGTGACGGGCCCGATGGTCGACACCGCGTCCATCACCATGATCAACGGCAAGCACGAAGACGATGCCTTCATCGAACAGGCGGCGTTGCTGCAGATGGATCTAATCGCCTTTGCCTTCGCGTCGGATCGCTATCGAAGCGCCTCGCTGCAGGTGGGCGGCGCCAACGACCACACGCGCTACACCGTCAACGGCGCGCTGGCGCCGGCGTATCACCCGGTCTCGCACCGCAATAACTCGGACGGCCAGGACGGCCCCCTCATCGCCAACTCCGTGCAGATACACCACGGCATCGACCAGATTCATGCCCGCATGTTCAAGCGCCTGCTGGACAAGCTGGCGGCCTACACCCTGCCCACCGGCGGCACGTTGCTCGATTCCAGCGTGAATGTGTGGACCAACTCGCTGGACGACGGCCCCACCCACGGCAGCAACAACATCCCGTACGTCATCGCCGGCAGCGGCGGCGGGTATTTGCGCACCGGCCTTCACGTCGTCATGCCATCCGGCACGGCGAACAACCTGGTGCTGAACACGGTGGTCAGCGCCGCCGGCTGCCGCAAGGCGAGCGGCGATCCTGTCGACAACTTCGGCGATCCGGCCTTCCCGGGGCTGATCACCGACGTCATCGCTTAG
- a CDS encoding sigma-54 dependent transcriptional regulator, with amino-acid sequence MSAVLIVEDEAGLRQGLCDVITAMGLQAVPAAGLAEARHALGTTAGNDNRPAAFDCVLLDIRLRDGDGLDFLRELRAGPARDVPVIVATAYGDSERTIRAMRDGAFDYLTKPFDLPSLRATVERAIKQRSLLQAAAPALPRDESPANLIGTSAAMLAVWKLIGRAAASDAPVLITGETGTGKELVARAVHRYSPRAAQPFVAVNLAALPPTLIESELFGHERGAFTGASARRSGRFETAGDGTLFLDEIGDLDPALQTKLLRVVQEGGYERVGGNESQASHARLVAATNRAVRPGAPGAALREDLYYRLAVIEIELPPLRARRSDIPVLVAHALRGTPARAVSEEAMAQLSAYAWPGNVRELFHVLQRAAVLCGGEVIDVVNLPEPLRSGESAGGDRSEGGHRDDDDLSLHPAITRLERRLITRALERSKGNRSAAARLLGIGRPLLYAKLEEHGLGARPPANGDSGDDDGA; translated from the coding sequence ATGAGCGCGGTGCTGATCGTCGAAGACGAAGCTGGCCTGCGCCAGGGTCTCTGCGACGTGATCACGGCGATGGGTTTGCAAGCGGTGCCCGCCGCCGGCCTGGCCGAAGCGCGCCACGCCCTGGGCACCACCGCCGGCAACGACAACCGGCCAGCCGCATTCGATTGTGTGCTGCTGGACATCCGCCTGCGCGACGGCGACGGCCTGGATTTCCTGCGCGAGCTGCGCGCCGGGCCGGCGCGCGACGTGCCGGTCATCGTCGCCACCGCTTACGGCGACAGCGAACGGACCATCCGGGCCATGCGCGACGGCGCGTTCGATTACCTGACCAAGCCGTTCGATCTTCCGTCGCTGCGCGCGACGGTGGAGCGCGCGATCAAGCAACGGTCGTTGTTGCAAGCGGCGGCGCCGGCGCTGCCGCGCGACGAATCGCCGGCCAATCTGATCGGCACCAGCGCGGCGATGCTGGCGGTGTGGAAGTTGATCGGGCGCGCAGCCGCTTCCGACGCGCCGGTGCTGATCACCGGCGAGACTGGCACCGGCAAAGAGCTGGTGGCGCGGGCGGTCCATCGCTACTCGCCGCGGGCGGCGCAGCCGTTCGTGGCGGTGAACCTGGCCGCGCTGCCGCCCACGTTGATCGAAAGCGAGCTGTTCGGGCATGAACGCGGCGCCTTCACCGGAGCCAGCGCCCGCCGCAGTGGGCGCTTTGAGACCGCCGGCGACGGCACGCTGTTCCTGGACGAGATCGGCGATCTGGATCCGGCGCTGCAGACCAAGCTGTTGCGGGTGGTGCAAGAAGGTGGCTACGAACGGGTGGGCGGGAACGAATCGCAGGCCAGCCACGCGCGCCTGGTCGCCGCCACCAACCGCGCGGTGCGGCCCGGCGCTCCCGGCGCGGCGCTGCGCGAGGATCTTTATTACAGGCTGGCGGTGATCGAGATCGAGCTGCCGCCCTTGCGCGCCCGACGCAGCGACATCCCGGTGCTGGTCGCGCACGCTCTGCGCGGCACGCCCGCGCGCGCGGTCTCCGAAGAGGCGATGGCGCAACTGTCGGCCTACGCCTGGCCCGGCAACGTGCGCGAGCTGTTTCACGTCTTGCAGCGGGCGGCCGTGTTGTGCGGCGGCGAGGTGATCGACGTGGTGAACCTGCCCGAACCGCTGCGCAGCGGCGAGAGCGCCGGCGGCGATCGCAGCGAAGGCGGACACCGCGACGACGACGATCTGTCATTGCACCCGGCCATCACCCGCCTGGAACGCCGCCTCATCACCCGCGCCCTGGAACGCTCCAAGGGCAACCGGTCGGCGGCGGCGCGCCTGCTGGGCATCGGCCGACCGCTGCTTTACGCCAAGCTAGAGGAACACGGCCTGGGCGCGCGCCCTCCCGCCAACGGCGACAGCGGAGACGACGACGGCGCGTGA
- a CDS encoding HAMP domain-containing sensor histidine kinase, protein MRIRRPIGHGLLMVAVLGVVTSGLAVLAMYRTIAVSNTLRLEHARDSNTEELARLTTATRDADAPPPNIIGMRGGVAADPAAVGARVPTTWSAPMIALALRAQQQQQTRADQEVIILGARLLASVQAIAGGRLAWVATAVRPSPYLQSWRILVAALTVSAMLLVTIALISLVTLKRGAGSLQAATRALASDLHAPVPRPPVRELADIGDGIATLARHLAESRQAQERMSRDLARQERLAALGRVVAGVAHEVRNPLASIKLRLDLAASPPSVGGGAATTPLLSPKTAAAIAHASAEIARLDGLVADLLTLSGRALGRRAPVDLGALARRRAEALAPWAALRQVTVRVSDEASGGAVTSGDANRLARAVDNLLRNAVEASPDGAAVDVSVSVDGDRVRLRVVDHGAGFPAGRAGELFEPFFTTKPDGTGLGLAISRAIAQAHDGELAYGRDGVVTRFDLTLPRNGAADAAQVRVGA, encoded by the coding sequence GTGCGCATTCGCCGACCCATCGGCCACGGCCTGTTGATGGTGGCAGTGCTGGGCGTGGTGACCTCCGGCCTGGCGGTGCTGGCGATGTACCGGACCATCGCGGTGTCGAATACCCTGCGCCTCGAGCACGCCCGCGACTCGAACACCGAAGAGCTGGCACGCCTGACCACCGCCACCCGCGACGCGGACGCGCCGCCACCCAACATCATCGGCATGCGCGGCGGCGTGGCGGCCGACCCGGCGGCGGTCGGCGCTCGCGTCCCGACCACCTGGAGCGCGCCGATGATCGCGCTGGCGCTGCGGGCGCAGCAGCAGCAGCAGACGCGCGCAGATCAGGAAGTGATCATCCTGGGTGCGCGCCTGCTGGCCAGCGTGCAGGCGATCGCCGGCGGCCGGCTGGCCTGGGTGGCGACGGCGGTGAGGCCTTCGCCGTACCTGCAAAGCTGGCGCATCCTGGTGGCGGCGCTGACCGTGTCGGCGATGTTGCTGGTGACCATCGCGCTGATCTCGCTGGTGACGTTGAAACGCGGCGCCGGATCATTGCAAGCGGCGACGCGCGCCCTGGCCAGCGATCTGCACGCGCCCGTGCCGCGTCCGCCGGTGCGCGAGCTGGCCGACATCGGCGACGGCATCGCCACCCTGGCCCGACATCTGGCCGAGTCGCGGCAGGCGCAAGAACGAATGTCGCGCGATCTGGCGCGCCAGGAACGCCTGGCCGCGCTGGGGCGCGTGGTGGCGGGCGTGGCGCACGAGGTGCGCAACCCGCTGGCGTCGATCAAGCTGCGCCTTGATCTGGCGGCGTCACCGCCGTCGGTCGGGGGGGGCGCGGCGACGACGCCGCTGCTGTCGCCAAAAACCGCGGCCGCCATCGCCCATGCGTCGGCGGAGATCGCGCGCCTGGACGGTCTGGTCGCCGATCTGCTGACGCTGTCGGGGCGAGCCCTCGGCAGACGGGCGCCCGTCGATCTCGGCGCTCTGGCCCGACGGCGCGCCGAGGCGCTGGCTCCCTGGGCAGCGCTGCGCCAGGTAACCGTGCGGGTCAGCGACGAAGCCAGCGGCGGCGCCGTGACCAGCGGCGATGCGAATCGCCTGGCCCGGGCGGTGGACAATCTCCTGCGCAACGCCGTCGAGGCCTCGCCCGACGGCGCCGCCGTCGACGTCAGCGTCAGCGTCGACGGCGACCGCGTCCGTTTGCGGGTGGTCGATCACGGCGCCGGCTTTCCCGCCGGTCGCGCCGGCGAATTGTTCGAACCGTTCTTCACCACCAAGCCGGACGGCACCGGTCTCGGCCTGGCCATCTCGCGCGCCATCGCCCAGGCGCATGACGGCGAACTGGCCTATGGGCGCGACGGCGTCGTCACCCGGTTCGATCTCACCTTGCCCCGCAACGGCGCCGCGGACGCCGCCCAGGTCAGGGTCGGCGCATGA